One segment of Macrotis lagotis isolate mMagLag1 chromosome 1, bilby.v1.9.chrom.fasta, whole genome shotgun sequence DNA contains the following:
- the LOC141509772 gene encoding LOW QUALITY PROTEIN: uncharacterized protein LOC141509772 (The sequence of the model RefSeq protein was modified relative to this genomic sequence to represent the inferred CDS: deleted 1 base in 1 codon): MTGDGLGYEESVTFKDVSVDFTREEWGQLDPAQKSLYRDVMLENYKNLVSLGLQVFKPDVITKLERAEVPWTLENKVLRPSYPDWEMKLETKEAISKWGMYMEASLPEKLESDVPWNCTLGQVWSYDGKFKKQCSNQEKESREVTIIPKKIPNEMRSQAGNFRRNLGQMSFLVAQQNIVTKKSLHQYDSDGNNFKQYSELIKNNRISPGSKAYKYEHSKASNSNSHLTQYNRIPSVEKISDFDEFGKTFQQKKHLIQPQINHAGHKVYKCGECGKFFRQSMHLIQHQRIHTGEKPYNCNECGKAFRQKIHLIRHKTLHSEEKPFKCNHCGKCFSDSSSLNVHQRIHTAEKPYHCNECGKAFSLSQYLIQHQQIHTTEKRYKCSECGKAFSLSQYLIRHQKIHTGEKPYECNECGQTFTQQGSLTQHQRSHAGEKPYKCSECGKAFGRSLYLTRHQRIHTGEKPHICGECGKSFNDTAVLALHQRIHTGEKPCKCNVCGKAFRHTNQVTQHQRIHTGEKPYKCNECGKAFTHCAGLTHHQRIHTGEKPYKCDECGKAFKQKVYLTQHQRTHTGEKPYKCDECGKTFRQCSALISHKRTHTGEKPYTCRECGKAFSHSCSLTLHQRIHTGEKPYKCNECGKAFSQNIFLTRHQRTHTGEKPFKCSECGKVFSQSMSLTRHQKTHTGEKPYKCDECGKGFIQKIQCIQHQKIHTGEKP, translated from the exons GGCTTCAAGTTTTTAAGCCAGATGTGATCACCAAGTTGGAACGAGCAGAAGTACCATGGACACTGGAGAACAAAGTCCTCAGACCCTCCTACCCAG attGGGAGATGAAGCTTGAGACCAAGGAGGCCATTTCAAAATGGGGCATGTATATGGAAGCTTCATTGCCCGAAAAACTAGAGAGTGATGTTCCCTGGAATTGTACATTGGGACAAGTATGGAGCTATGATGGGAAGTTCAAGAAACAATGCAGTAACCAAGAGAAAGAGTCAAGGGAAGTAACCATCATCCCCAAGAAAATACCCAATGAGATGAGAAGTCAAGCAGGTAATTTCAGAAGGAATTTGGGACAAATGTCATTTCTTGTTGCACAGCAGAATATTGTTACAAAAAAGAGTCTCCATCAATATGATTCAGATGGAAACAACTTTAAACAGTATTCagaactaataaaaaataatagaatttccCCAGGATCGAAAGCTTATAAATATGAACACAGTAAAGCTTCCAATTCCAATTCACACCTTACTCAATATAATAGAATACCTTCTGTAGAGAAAATCTCTGACTTTGATGAATTTGGAAAAACTTTCCAACAAAAGAAGCATCTTATCCAACCTCAGATAAATCATGCTGGACACAAAGTCTATAAATGTGGTGAATGTGGAAAATTCTTCAGACAGAGCATGCACCTTATTCAgcaccagagaattcacactggagagaaaccctataattgtaatgaatgtgggaaagccttcagacAGAAAATTCACCTCATCCGTCACAAAACTCTGCATAGTGAAGAGAAACCGTTTAAATGTAATCATTGTGGGAAATGCTTCAGTGACAGCTCATCACTCAatgtacatcagagaattcatactgcaGAAAAACCTTATCATTGTAATGAGTGTGGTAAAGCCTTCAGCCTCAGTCAGTACCTTATTCAGCACCAGCAAATTCACACTACTGAGAAACGTTATAAATGTAGCGAGTGTGGCAAAGCCTTCAGCCTGAGTCAATACCTCATTCGGCATCAGAAGATACATACTGGGGAGAAACCctatgaatgcaatgaatgtgggCAAACCTTCACACAGCAGGGAagtctcactcaacatcagagaaGCCACGCTGGAGAAAAACCCTATAAATGCAGTGAATGTGGAAAAGCGTTTGGCCGGAGTCTATATCTTACTCGACATCAGCGGATTCACACTGGGGAGAAGCCCCACATATGTGGTGAATGTGGAAAATCCTTTAATGATACTGCAGTCCTTGCtttacatcagagaattcatactggagagaaaccttgcAAATGTAATGTTTGTGGGAAGGCTTTCCGCCACACAAACCAGgtcactcagcatcagagaattcatactggagagaaaccttataaatgtaatgaatgtgggaaagctttcacTCACTGCGCTGGTCTTACTcatcatcagagaattcatactggagaaaaaccctataaatgtgatgaatgtggaaaagcatTCAAACAGAAAGTTTACTTAACCCAGCATCagagaactcatactggagagaaaccctataaatgtgatgaatgtgGGAAGACCTTCAGACAGTGTTCAGCACTAATTTCTCATAAAAgaactcatactggagaa aaaCCCTATACATGTAGGGAATGTGGAAAGGCCTTTAGTCATAGCTGTAGCCTTACTttgcatcagagaattcatactggagaaaaaccctatAAATGTAACGAATGTGGCAAAGCATTTAGCCAAAATATATTCCTTACAAGACATCAGAGAACTCATACTGGGGAAAAACCCTTTAaatgtagtgaatgtgggaaAGTATTTAGCCAGAGTATGTCTCTTACCCGGCATCAGAAAACACATACTGGGGAGAAACCCTACAAAtgtgatgaatgtgggaaagGCTTCATCCAGAAGATACAGTGTATtcaacatcagaaaattcatactggagagaaaccttaa